GGACCACCGGCACACGGCCGAGTTCTGCGAGAACGGCGCCAAGGCGGTCGCCGAGGAGGCCACGCTGCGCCGGGTCACACCGGAGTTCTTCGCCGCGCACTCCGTCGCCGACCTGTCCGGCCGCAGCGGCTACTGGCTGGGCCAGCAGGGCCGGCTCACCCACCCCGTGTACCTGCCCGAGGACGGCACGCACTACGAACCGGTCTCCTGGGAGCGGGCCTTCGACATCATCGCCGAGGAGATCGCCGCCCTCGGCTCCCCCGACGAGGCCGTCTTCTACACCTCGGGCCGCACCAGCAACGAGGCCGCGTTCCTGTACCAGCTCTTCGCGCGCGAACTGGGCACGAACAACCTGCCGGACTGCTCGAACATGTGCCACGAGTCGTCCGGGTCGGCGCTCGGCGAGACCATCGGCGTCGGCAAGGGCAGCGTCCTGCTGGAGGACCTCTACCAGGCCGATCTGATCATCGTCGCGGGCCAGAACCCCGGCACGAACCATCCGCGCATGCTCTCCGCGCTGGAGAGGGCCAAGGCGAACGGCGCGAAGATCATCAGCGTCAATCCGCTGCCCGAGGCGGGCCTGGAGCGCTTCAAGAACCCGCAGACGCCCCAGGGCATGCTCCGGGGCGCCGCCCTGACCGACCTGTTCCTGCAGATCCGCATCGGCGGCGACCAGGCTCTCTTCCGGCTCCTGAACAAGCTGATCCTGGAGGCGGAGGGCGCGGTCGACGAGGAGTTCGTCCGCGAGCACACCCACGGCTTCGAGGAGTTCGCGGCGGTCGCGCGGGCCGCCGACTGGGACCAGACGCTGGCCGCGACCGGCCTCACGCGCGCGGAGATCGAGCGGGCCCTGGGCATGGTCCTGGCCTCCGAGCGGACGATCGTGTGCTGGGCCATGGGTCTCACCCAGCACAAGCACTCGGTGCCGACCATCCGGGAAGTGGTCAACTTCCTGCTGCTGCGCGGCAACATCGGCCGCCCGGGCGCGGGCGTGTGCCCGGTGCGCGGCCACAGCAACGTCCAGGGCGACCGCACCATGGGCATCTTCGAACGGCCCGCCCCGGCCTTCCTGGACGCCCTGGAGAGGGAGTTCGGGTTCGCGCCCCCGCGCGAGCACGGCTTCGACGTCGTACGGGCCATCCGCGCGCTGCGCGACGGCCGGGCGAAGGTCTTCTTCGCCATGGGCGGCAACTTCGTGTCCGCCTCCCCCGACACCGAGGTCACCGAGGCGGCCATGCGCCGGGCGCGGCTGACCGTGCACGTGTCGACCAAGCTCAACCGCTCGCACGTGGTCACGGGCGCGCGGGCGCTGATCCTGCCCACCCTGGGCCGGACCGAGCGCGATGTGCGGGCCGGCGGGGAGCAGTTCGTGACGGTCGAGGACTCCATGGGCATGGTGCACGCCTCGCGCGGGCGCCTGGCCCCCGCGAGCCCGCACCTGCGCTCCGAGCCGGCCATCGTCTGCGGCCTGGCGCGCCGGGTGCTGGGCGAGCGCAGTGTCGTGCCGTGGGAGGAGTTCGCCGAGGACTACGGGGCGATCCGTGACCGCATCGCGCGCGTGGTCCCCGGTTTCGAGGACTTCAACGCGCGCGTGGCCCGGCCCGGCGGCTTCGCGCTGCCGCACGCGCCGCGTGACGAACGGCGTTTCCCGACCGCCACGGGCAAGGCCAACTTCACCGCGGCGCCGGTGGAGTACCCGGCGCTGCCCGAGGGCCGGCTGCTGTTGCAGACCCTGCGCTCGCACGACCAGTACAACACCACGATCTACGGCCTGGACGACCGTTACCGGGGCATCAAGGGCGGGCGCCGGGTGGTGCTGGTGCACCCCGAGGACGCCCGCGCGCTCGGGTTCGCCGAGGGCTCGTACGTCGACCTGGTGAGCGAGTGGCAGGACGGGGTGGAGCGGCGGGCGCCCGGCTTCCGGGTCGTGCCGTATCCGACGGCCCGGGGATGCGCGGCGGCGTACTACCCCGAGACGAACGTGCTGGTGCCGCTGGACGCGACGGCCGACACCAGCAACACCCCGGCCAGCAAGTCCGTCGTCGTACGTCTCGAAGCCCACACCGGGGACGCGGGCGGCCGTCTGGAACAATCGGCGGCCGAGTGAGCGTTTGCTCAGCGAGCAGAGTGGTGTACGACGGACGGAGCCGGGCCCCATGGGTGAGCAGCAGCAAGTGAAGTTCCCGCAGCAGGTCATCGACGAGTACTCCGCGCTCGGCGTGGACTTGCCCGCCCTGTTCTCGGCCGGGCACCTGGGCACCCGCATGGGCGTGCAGATCCTGGAGGCCTCGGCGGACCGGGTGGTCGGGACCATGCCGGTGGAGGGCAACACCCAGCCGTACGGCCTGCTGCACGGGGGCGCCTCCGCGGTGCTGGCGGAGACGCTGGGCTCGGTCGGCTCCATGCTGCACGGGGGCGTCTCCAAGATCGCGGTCGGGGTGGACCTCAACTGCACCCACCACCGCGGGGTCCGCTCGGGCCTGGTGACGGGCGTGGCCACGCCGGT
This sequence is a window from Streptomyces rubradiris. Protein-coding genes within it:
- a CDS encoding FdhF/YdeP family oxidoreductase is translated as MATKPPKGDPVQDAPQVAEPKHAAAGLPAIRHTLAVAQRQMGVKRTALTLLRVNQKDGFDCPGCAWPEPDHRHTAEFCENGAKAVAEEATLRRVTPEFFAAHSVADLSGRSGYWLGQQGRLTHPVYLPEDGTHYEPVSWERAFDIIAEEIAALGSPDEAVFYTSGRTSNEAAFLYQLFARELGTNNLPDCSNMCHESSGSALGETIGVGKGSVLLEDLYQADLIIVAGQNPGTNHPRMLSALERAKANGAKIISVNPLPEAGLERFKNPQTPQGMLRGAALTDLFLQIRIGGDQALFRLLNKLILEAEGAVDEEFVREHTHGFEEFAAVARAADWDQTLAATGLTRAEIERALGMVLASERTIVCWAMGLTQHKHSVPTIREVVNFLLLRGNIGRPGAGVCPVRGHSNVQGDRTMGIFERPAPAFLDALEREFGFAPPREHGFDVVRAIRALRDGRAKVFFAMGGNFVSASPDTEVTEAAMRRARLTVHVSTKLNRSHVVTGARALILPTLGRTERDVRAGGEQFVTVEDSMGMVHASRGRLAPASPHLRSEPAIVCGLARRVLGERSVVPWEEFAEDYGAIRDRIARVVPGFEDFNARVARPGGFALPHAPRDERRFPTATGKANFTAAPVEYPALPEGRLLLQTLRSHDQYNTTIYGLDDRYRGIKGGRRVVLVHPEDARALGFAEGSYVDLVSEWQDGVERRAPGFRVVPYPTARGCAAAYYPETNVLVPLDATADTSNTPASKSVVVRLEAHTGDAGGRLEQSAAE
- a CDS encoding PaaI family thioesterase — its product is MGEQQQVKFPQQVIDEYSALGVDLPALFSAGHLGTRMGVQILEASADRVVGTMPVEGNTQPYGLLHGGASAVLAETLGSVGSMLHGGVSKIAVGVDLNCTHHRGVRSGLVTGVATPVHRGRSTATYEVVISDEEGRRVCSARLTCLLREVRPGDEPPARTTAS